From one Streptococcus oralis genomic stretch:
- the rpsJ gene encoding 30S ribosomal protein S10, producing MANKKIRIRLKAYEHRTLDTAAAKIVESATRTGAQVAGPIPLPTERSLYTIIRATHKYKDSREQFEMRTHKRLIDIVNPTQKTVDALMKLDLPSGVNVEIKL from the coding sequence ATGGCAAACAAAAAAATCCGTATCCGTTTGAAAGCTTACGAACACCGTACGCTTGACACAGCGGCTGCAAAAATCGTAGAATCAGCTACTCGTACAGGTGCACAAGTTGCGGGTCCAATCCCACTTCCAACTGAGCGTAGCCTCTACACAATCATTCGTGCGACTCACAAATACAAAGACTCTCGCGAACAATTTGAAATGCGTACACACAAACGTTTGATCGATATCGTTAACCCAACTCAAAAAACAGTTGATGCGTTGATGAAATTGGATCTTCCAAGTGGTGTAAACGTAGAAATCAAACTTTAA
- a CDS encoding uridine kinase family protein has product MKKKDLIEQLVSEIETGRIRTLGIYGHGASGKSTFAQELHQALDSTTVNLLETDPYITSERHLVVPKQAPDQKVTACLPVAHELASLQRDILALQAGMDVLTIDEPWKASEVLSGAKPILIVEGMSVGFLPKELFDKTICFYTDEETELKRRLARDTTMRNRDASFVLASHQMRREQYLRYYRENESKADILVDQSEDTFKVKMTHII; this is encoded by the coding sequence ATGAAGAAAAAAGACCTGATAGAACAACTGGTTTCAGAGATCGAAACGGGAAGAATTAGGACGCTAGGGATCTACGGTCATGGGGCTTCAGGTAAATCAACCTTCGCTCAGGAATTACATCAAGCCCTAGATTCCACTACAGTAAATTTACTAGAAACAGATCCCTATATCACTTCAGAACGTCACCTGGTAGTACCAAAGCAAGCACCAGATCAAAAGGTGACAGCTTGTCTGCCTGTAGCACATGAACTGGCAAGTTTACAGAGAGATATTCTCGCCTTGCAGGCAGGTATGGATGTCTTAACAATCGATGAACCGTGGAAGGCTAGCGAGGTCTTGTCTGGAGCCAAACCAATTCTGATTGTTGAAGGGATGTCTGTGGGATTTCTACCCAAGGAACTCTTTGACAAAACTATCTGTTTCTACACGGATGAGGAGACCGAATTAAAGAGGCGCTTAGCTCGAGATACGACTATGAGAAATCGGGATGCATCTTTTGTATTGGCTAGCCATCAGATGAGACGGGAGCAGTATCTGCGATACTATAGAGAAAACGAGTCTAAAGCGGACATTTTAGTAGATCAATCAGAAGATACATTCAAGGTCAAAATGACACACATTATATAG